In a genomic window of Physeter macrocephalus isolate SW-GA chromosome 14, ASM283717v5, whole genome shotgun sequence:
- the SOST gene encoding sclerostin codes for MQLSLALCLVCLLVHAAFRVVEGQGWQAFKNDATEIIPELGEYPEPPPELNNKTMNRAENGGRPPHHPFETKDASEYSCRELHFTRYVTDGQCRSAKPVTELVCSGQCGPARLLPNAIGRGKWWRPSGPDFRCIPDRYRAQRVQLLCPGGAAPRARKVRLVASCKCKRLTRFHNQSELKDFGPEAARPQKGRKPRPRARGAKANREELENAY; via the exons ATGCAGCTCTCTCTTGCCCTGTGTCTCGTCTGCCTGCTGGTACACGCAGCCTTCCGCGTGGTGGAGGGCCAGGGGTGGCAGGCCTTCAAGAACGATGCCACGGAAATCATCCCCGAGCTGGGCGAGTACCCCGAGCCTCCGCCAGAGCTGAACAACAAGACCATGAACCGGGCAGAAAACGGAGGGAggcctccccaccacccctttGAGACCAAAG ACGCTTCCGAGTACAGCTGCCGCGAGCTGCACTTCACCCGCTACGTGACGGACGGGCAGTGCCGCAGCGCCAAACCGGTCACCGAGCTGGTGTGCTCGGGCCAGTGCGGCCCGGCGCGCCTGCTGCCCAACGCCATCGGCCGCGGCAAGTGGTGGCGCCCGAGCGGGCCCGACTTCCGCTGCATCCCCGACCGCTACCGCGCACAGCGGGTGCAGCTGCTGTGTCCCGGCGGCGCGGCACCGCGCGCGCGCAAGGTGCGCCTGGTGGCCTCGTGCAAATGCAAGCGCCTCACCCGCTTCCACAACCAGTCCGAGCTCAAGGACTTCGGGCCCGAGGCCGCCCGGCCACAGAAGGGCCGGAAGCCGCGGCCCCGCGCCCGGGGCGCCAAAGCCAACCGGGAGGAGCTGGAGAACGCCTATTAG